A region of Betta splendens chromosome 13, fBetSpl5.4, whole genome shotgun sequence DNA encodes the following proteins:
- the rbm7 gene encoding RNA-binding protein 7, whose amino-acid sequence MGIEEEADRTLFIRNLDQRVTEELLFELFLQAGPLIRTKIPKDPDGKQKTFGFAVYKHEVSVPYAMLLLNGTMVFGRAIHVQFRSGSSHGSLGNSNNSSPANTPNPHGHRTPNQFGSPPCTPPSQMQRSFSSADNLQKHVTTNNMMWQLHMQQPEQLSDAFSKSLHRQSPAGGNSGRGGSRQHNTPQWHHSPQVNSGGRNHRYGDEPGPGRHQQHSHTRDNYYHQNDRSSNRHHDNRGGNRHYDDRGSNRGYQDNRWRRY is encoded by the exons ATGGGAATAGAGGAAGAAGCGGACCGCACGCTTTTCATAAGAAACCTAGATCAAAGAGTGACGGAGGAGCttttgtttgagttgtttttacaG gcAGGACCTCTTATTAGAACCAAAATTCCAAAAGATCCGgatggaaaacagaaaacatttgggTTTGCCGTGTACAAACATGAAGTGTCCGTTCCGTACGCCATGCTGCTACTAAACGGGACCATGGTGTTTGGAAGAGCTATTCATGTACAGTTCCGATCAG GTAGCAGTCATGGCAGTTTGGGAAATTCAAACAATTCCAGTCCTGCAAATACCCCAAATCCCCATGGCCATAG GACTCCAAACCAGTTTGGTTCTCCACCCTGTACCCCTCCATCCCAAATGCAGAGGTCTTTTTCATCAGCCGATAACCTACAGAAACATGTGACG ACGAACAACATGATGTGGCAGCTTCACatgcagcagcctgagcagctGAGTGACGCCTTCTCCAAGTCGCTGCATAGACAATCTCCTGCAGGTGGAAATTCAGGCAGAGGTGGCTCAAGGCAACATAACACACCCCAATGGCATCATTCGCCCCAGGTAAACAGTGGTGGCAGAAACCATCGTTATGGGGATGAGCCAGGGCCTGGTcgtcatcagcagcacagccacaCACGGGATAACTATTACCACCAGAATGATAGAAGCAGCAAtcgtcaccatgacaacagagGTGGCAACAGACATTATGATGACAGGGGTAGTAACCGTGGCTACCAAGACAATAGATGGCGGCGGTACTAA
- the barx2 gene encoding homeobox protein BarH-like 2, whose translation MHCQAELRLSSLGQLKAARRRYKTFMIDEILSKETCDYFEKLSLYSVCPSLVVRPKPLHSCSGSASLRAYPLLSVITRQPPNLAAHLPRPPSPGGAPLPLLSPQHARGSEPSPSQTPLSISSESDAERSTPRLKKPRRSRTIFTELQLMGLEKKFQKQKYLSTPDRLDLAQSLGLTQLQVKTWYQNRRMKWKKMVLKGGHEAPTKPKGRPKKNSIPTTEEIEAEEQRMKLEEEERMRRAAEDEALRRGGDAPQLEPQDLSSAACGSAGAMEECEREAPLLMQPETHAAS comes from the exons ATGCACTGCCAGGCCGAGCTGAGGCTCTCCTCCCTCGGGCAGCTGAAGGCTGCCAGGCGGCGCTACAAGACTTTCATGATAGACGAGATCCTCTCCAAGGAGACTTGTGATTATTTTGAGAAACTCTCTCTGTACTCGGTGTGTCCTTCGCTCGTTGTCCGGCCGAAGCCTCTCCATTCGTGTTCTG GCTCCGCGTCGCTGCGCGCCTACCCGCTGCTCTCGGTGATCACCCGGCAGCCTCCCAACTTGGCCGCCCACCTGCCGCGGCCGCCGTCCCCGGGCGGGGCGCCCCTGCCCCTGCTGTCCCCGCAGCACGCGCGCGGCTCCGAGCCGTCGCCCAGCCAGACGccgctcagcatcagcagcgagTCGGACGCGGAGCGCAGCACGCCGCGCCTGAAGAAGCCCCGCCGCAGCCGCACCATCTTCaccgagctgcagctgatgggcCTGGAGAAGAAGTTTCAGAAGCAGAAGTACCTGTCCACGCCCGACAG GTTAGACCTGGCCCAGTCGCTTGGCCTGACACAGCTTCAGGTGAAGACGTGGTACCAGAACAGACGCATGAAGTGGAAGAAAATG GTCCTCAAAGGTGGTCACGAGGCCCCGACTAAGCCCAAGGGGAGACCCAAGAAGAACTCTATTCCGACCACGGAGGAAATAGAGGCGGAGGAGCAAAggatgaagctggaggaggaggagaggatgaggagggcggCTGAGGACGAAGCGCTGCGTCGCGGAGGGGACGCGCCTCAGCTCGAACCTCAAGACCTCAGCTCGGCAGCCTGCGGCTCCGCCGGCGCGATGGAGGAGTGCGAGCGCGAGGCGCCGCTCCtaatgcagccagagacgcacgCAGCCAGCTAA